In the Brassica napus cultivar Da-Ae chromosome A7, Da-Ae, whole genome shotgun sequence genome, one interval contains:
- the LOC125576728 gene encoding uncharacterized protein LOC125576728: protein MAASTGNTTNDRRRPRPPSLTLPDVRYVRPQLRTTSMPDVTTPAPAQPIGSSSSGSAAPPAAPPAAPPTYVRRTEDALLRAPSRRNQPHLHPDKPNGALWFGVDPEVHAFIRATWQGDYWGPWQSWIKVPEPKRIGWWHSFIQQYYWEDSLHEEIHFKWKLQTQVSICGRISQKRKKNKQPKYISENDWKIVLANWSTDGAKAKSQSAADSRTSAPVGLKMHVHGAGPRCFVNIGYRMMIDQGLDTLPSYTDLARKTHTRKDGTFMDERTEQLVLEVEQAVEEMLEDGSPVGDSQTCSTAATENSKRLLLNQEYIKRGKTRKGTIYGLGCVQFNNKHPSESVPASLNRNISLETRVCSLETITQEIKSDFQTLKSDVQAIKTDFNQGMAKTQSSLDTILQFLQPQASNHAASTAQPTQSQAPPQGQAPSPARDMSPAQGESQPQHITSSNSELNRWCNTLGL, encoded by the exons ATGGCTGCTTCTACCGGAAACACAACTAACGACCGTCGTCGTCCTCGCCCTCCTAGCTTGACTCTTCCAG ATGTGAGATACGTGAGACCTCAATTGAGAACCACGTCAATGCCTGATGTTACGACTCCTGCTCCTGCACAACCAATAGGATCTTCAAGTTCAGGATCTGCGGCTCCTCCAGCGGCTCCTCCAGCGGCTCCTCCAACCTATGTGAGGAGAACAGAAGATGCTCTGCTACGTGCTCCATCCAGAAGAAACCAGCCACACCTTCATCCTGATAAGCCCAATGGAGCATTGTG gtttggggttgatccTGAAGTTCATGCTTTTATCCGAGCAACATGGCAGGGAGATTACTGGGGCCCGTGGCAAAGCTGGATAAAGGTTCCAGAGCCGAAGAGAATAGGATGGTGGCACTCATTCATA CAACAATACTACTGGGAAGACAGTCTTCATGAGGAAATCCACTTTAAATGGAAGCTTCAGACTCAAGTGTCTATCTGCGGACGCATAAgccaaaaaaggaaaaagaacaaACAGCCTAAATACATCAGTGAGAATGACTGGAAAATAGTCCTTGCGAATTGGTCAACAGATGGAGCAAAAGCCAAGAGCCAATCAGCAGCTGATTCTCGCACTTCAGCTCCTGTGGGGTTGAAGATGCACGTCCATGGTGCAGGACCACGCTGCTTTGTAAATATTGGGTATCGTATG ATGATCGACCAAGGTTTGGATACACTACCTTCATATACAGACCTTGCAAGGAAGACTCATACTCGCAAAGATGGGACCTTCATGGACGAACGAACTGAGCAACTGGTTCTAGAGGTTGAGCAAGCAGTTGAAGAGATGTTAGAAGATGGTTCTCCAGTTGGAGATAGCCAAACTTGCTCAACTGCTGCCACAGAAAATTCTAAGCGCCTTCTCCTAAACCAAGAATACATCAAG CGTGGAAAGACACGCAAGGGCACCATTTATGGGCTTGGCTGTGTTCAATTCAACAACAAACATCCTTCTGAGTCAGTTCCTGCTTCACTCAACCGAAACATCAGCTTGGAGACGAGGGTTTGTAGTTTGGAGACCATCACTCAGGAAATCAAGTCTGATTTCCAGACTTTGAAGTCTGATGTTCAGGCTATCAAGACTGACTTCAACCAAGGGATGGCTAAAACTCAATCAAGTCTAGACACAATTCTGCAGTTTCTTCAGCCTCAAGCTTCCAATCATGCTGCATCTACTGCACAACCAACTCAGTCTCAAGCTCCACCTCAAGGTCAAGCACCATCTCCAGCTCGTGATATGTCTCCAGCTCAAGGTGAATCACAACCTCAACACATCACCAGTAGCAATTCTGAGTTAAATAGGTGGTGCAACACACTCGGTTTGTAG